A genomic window from Nicotiana sylvestris chromosome 11, ASM39365v2, whole genome shotgun sequence includes:
- the LOC104211580 gene encoding protein MICRORCHIDIA 7-like — MSTLPIKEEIVDPTDNLDIPTNSTTAMMIPVSSSNVFFGSCFDYSDDDMEGISPLKKMRAEAALPVGFVDPLPPEERAAWQQSRINAGKASSIGFIAPLRSVRPKAEYRDVPFSRNDQLVVVAGEKQVVAPANIPSCKQFWKAGDYEGIDGGFSAVGMDHVRVHPKFLHSNATSHKWALGAFAELLDNAMDEVCNGATYVSVDVLDNKKEKGKMLLVEDNGGGMTPDKMRQCMSLGYSAKSKLANTIGQYGNGFKTSSMRLGADVIVFSRCQGRDGTSTTQSVGMLSYTFLRSTGKEDIVVPMIDFVKREETWEMLTRSSVDDWKRNSETIVQWSAYESEEDLFQQFELLNDQGTRIIIYNLWEDEEGATELDFDTDPQDIQIRGVSRDEKKIEMAKQYPNSRHFLTYQHSLRSYASILYLRLAPGFRIILRGKDVEHHNLVNDMMLSEEITYRPQPVGDETSKDPNAVAVVTIGFVKDAEHHIDIQGFNVYHKNRLIKPFWRVWNAAGSDGRGAIGVLEANFVEPAHDKQGFERTIVLARLEARLQAMQKKYWSSNCHLIGYAKRRNVKNSVSPEKETNTCANSKSCSRFSSNGHTTYNDKSKSKSTGGEHEKGPVHSSTQARNQTMSGETQQARLSNKQTCQTPGISVVKVEDTVSNLREENQSTKNSLQQVLRDLQYERDRNRTLEGKLKAAEKRISDLDTNHDNLALMLIEERRHWQQEEESLRCRLKDASVTIDGLLKKVKVLESRITFSCKTER, encoded by the exons ATGAGTACTCTCCCTATCAAGGAAGAAATCGTCGACCCAACAGACAACTTAGATATTCCAACAAACAGTACTACTGCTATGATGATTCCTGTAAGCAGTAGCAATGTTTTTTTTGGTTCTTGTTTTGATTATAGTGATGATGATATGGAAGGAATTAGTCCATTGAAAAAGATGAGAGCAGAAGCTGCTTTGCCAGTAGGGTTTGTTGATCCTCTTCCTCCCGAAGAGCGTGCGGCATGGCAACAGTCTCGTATTAATGCTGGCAAGGCTAGTAGTATTGGTTTTATTGCTCCTTTGCGGTCGGTTCGTCCAAAAGCCGAGTATCGTGACGTACCTTTTTCGCGCAATGATCAGCTGGTAGTAGTGGCTGGAGAAAAGCAGGTTGTTGCTCCTGCTAATATTCCAAGTTGTAAGCAGTTCTGGAAAGCTGGAGATTATGAAGGCATTGATGGTGGTTTTTCTGCTG TTGGCATGGATCATGTGAGGGTTCACCCAAAATTCTTGCATTCAAATGCCACCAGTCATAAATGGGCTTTGGGAG CTTTTGCTGAGCTTCTAGACAATGCTATGGACGAG GTTTGCAATGGAGCTACCTATGTCAGCGTAGATGTGCTTGACAACAAGAAAGAGAAGGGCAAAATGTTATTAGTTGAAG ATAATGGCGGTGGAATGACTCCTGATAAAATGCGCCAATGCATGTCTCTTGGATATTCTGCAAAAAGCAAATTAGCAAATACCATTGGCCAAT ATGGAAATGGTTTCAAGACCAGTAGTATGAGACTAGGGGCAGATGTGATTGTATTCTCGCGTTGTCAGGGAAGGGACGGAACAAG CACAACACAAAGTGTTGGAATGTTGTCATATACATTTTTAAGGAGCACAGGAAAAGAAGATATTGTTGTTCCAATG ATTGATTTTGTGAAGAGAGAAGAAACTTGGGAAATGCTGACTCGATCTTCAGTTGATGACTGGAAAAGAAATTCAGAAACGATAGTACAATGGTCTGCTTATGAAAGTGAAGAGGATCTCTTCCAGCAG TTTGAATTATTGAATGATCAAGGCACACGAATTATCATATACAATCTTTGGGAGGATGAAGAAGGAGCAACAGAACTTGACTTTGACACCGATCCACAA GACATTCAAATCAGGGGTGTTAGTCGAGATGAAAAGAAGATTGAGATGGCAAAACAATATCCTAACTCCAGGCATTTTCTAACTTATCAGCATTCTTTAAGG AGTTATGCTTCAATTTTGTATCTGAGGCTAGCTCCTGGATTTCGAATAATTTTGCGGGGAAAAGATGTTGAACATCATAATTTGGTAAATGACATGATGTTATCTGAGGAAATCACCTACAGACCGCAACCCGTTGGTGATGAAACATCCAAGGATCCAAAT GCGGTAGCTGTGGTAACCATTGGTTTTGTGAAAGATGCAGAACATCACATTGATATTCAAGGTTTCAATGTTTATCACAAGAACCGGCTAATTAAG CCTTTCTGGAGGGTGTGGAATGCTGCTGGAAGTGATGGTCGTGGCGCGATAG GTGTCTTAGAAGCTAATTTTGTCGAACCAGCTCATGATAAACAGGGTTTTGAGCGCACAATTGTCCTAGCTAGACTTGAGGCTCGTTTACAAGCGATGCAGAAGAAGTATTG GTCTTCAAACTGCCATTTAATTGGTTATGCTAAGCGTCGCAATGTAAAGAACAGTGTCTCTCCTGAGAAAGAAACGAACACTTGTGCTAACAGCAAGTCCTGTTCCCGGTTTTCCTCCAACGGCCACACAACTTATAATGACAAATCTAAATCCAAATCCACTGGAGGAGAACACGAGAAGGGACCAGTTCATTCTTCAACACAAGCGAGAAACCAGACTATGTCTGGAGAAACTCAGCAAGCGCGTTTATCAAATAAGCAAACTTGTCAAACTCCAGGAATTTCAGTTGTGAAG GTGGAAGATACTGTGTCCAACTTGAGAGAAGAGAATCAGAGTACTAAGAATAG TTTACAACAAGTATTGCGCGATTTGCAGTATGAAAGAGACAGGAATAGGACTCTAGAAGGCAAA CTTAAGGCAGCAGAAAAGAGGATATCAGACCTTGACACCAATCATGACAATTTAGCTCTCATGCTTATAGAAGAAAGAAGACATTGGCAACAAGAAGAAGAGAGTTTAAGATGCAGATTAAAG GATGCTTCTGTTACCATAGACGGGCTGCTCAAGAAAGTGAAGGTGCTAGAAAGTAGGATAACCTTTAGTTGCAAAACCGAACGTTGA